One Rhodothermus bifroesti DNA window includes the following coding sequences:
- a CDS encoding response regulator transcription factor: MIRVALVDDEAVVRQTVTLLLQETGTFELTGCYTNAHEALAGLRQSPPDVALIDIGLPDGSGLTLIQTLRPELPSTEFLILTIFDDDHHILEAIMAGASGYLLKGDLLEQLPWAIQTIRSGGSWMSASIARRILTLFQQRLRAPQATIPELRPREREILHLLTQGLSNSEIAEQLHISPETVRTHIRHIYQKLQVRNRTEAVARLFLPTQNHPNG, encoded by the coding sequence ATGATTCGCGTTGCCCTTGTAGACGACGAAGCCGTCGTCCGACAAACCGTCACTTTACTCCTCCAAGAAACAGGCACTTTTGAACTCACGGGATGCTACACCAATGCCCATGAAGCGCTTGCTGGCCTGCGCCAATCCCCTCCTGATGTCGCCCTCATCGATATCGGCCTGCCCGATGGCTCAGGCCTTACGCTTATCCAAACCCTGCGACCCGAACTGCCCAGCACAGAATTTTTGATCCTTACCATCTTCGATGACGATCACCACATCCTAGAGGCTATCATGGCTGGCGCTTCAGGCTACCTTCTGAAAGGAGATCTACTCGAACAGCTCCCTTGGGCAATCCAAACCATCCGTAGTGGAGGCTCGTGGATGTCGGCCAGCATTGCCCGCCGCATACTTACCCTTTTCCAACAACGACTTCGAGCACCCCAAGCCACAATTCCAGAACTTCGTCCCCGAGAACGCGAAATCCTACACCTCCTTACCCAAGGACTCTCCAATAGCGAAATCGCGGAGCAGCTCCACATTAGCCCCGAAACCGTCCGCACGCACATCCGGCACATCTATCAAAAACTTCAAGTCCGTAACCGCACCGAAGCTGTTGCTCGCTTGTTTTTACCTACGCAAAATCACCCAAACGGGTGA
- a CDS encoding T9SS type A sorting domain-containing protein gives MERRWLLLITLWPLLLQAQSLPLNRTLYRIEITNGSYTCKLTEEGYEYDCKVWPAPTPWMELHWDSQAQAYELHVPRQINYAYTTVPSNLYVDNQCRFTQASWEALHRSFCEAAAPFGGCSFYDPFLQAWPLYTFYCPYDPQLPNMWAVWLSDFVYPINLGPQRLSRVAVDYDPDRDGIVNEPGYPYLSDSRTLALYLFTYHHDKRDLKYAAIITQTSSMRWLDVLLFTVRAEGNLINPVAAEPAPNFTQSPIDVYPNPAHEALYIRFTLDRPTSVALGLYDLLGRPVYEQPTQPYPPGTHQLTIHRGSWPAGPYLLRLTLGQQHYTQTVIWP, from the coding sequence ATGGAAAGGCGCTGGCTCTTACTCATCACCCTATGGCCCCTGCTGCTCCAAGCGCAATCCCTTCCCCTAAACCGTACCCTCTATCGCATCGAGATCACAAACGGCAGCTACACTTGCAAGCTCACCGAGGAAGGCTACGAGTATGACTGCAAAGTCTGGCCTGCCCCTACACCTTGGATGGAACTCCACTGGGATAGCCAAGCTCAAGCCTACGAGCTCCACGTACCACGCCAGATCAACTACGCCTATACAACCGTCCCCTCGAACCTGTACGTCGATAATCAGTGCCGCTTTACACAAGCCTCTTGGGAAGCACTGCATCGGAGTTTCTGCGAAGCAGCTGCCCCATTTGGCGGCTGCAGTTTCTACGATCCCTTCCTGCAAGCCTGGCCACTTTACACCTTCTACTGCCCCTACGACCCTCAATTACCCAATATGTGGGCCGTATGGCTATCCGACTTTGTCTATCCTATCAACCTAGGCCCGCAAAGACTCTCCCGTGTGGCTGTAGACTACGACCCCGACCGAGACGGAATCGTTAACGAACCCGGCTATCCTTACCTTAGCGATTCTCGAACCCTGGCCCTCTACCTATTTACCTATCACCACGACAAAAGAGATCTTAAATACGCCGCCATTATCACCCAAACGTCAAGCATGCGCTGGCTCGACGTCCTACTCTTTACCGTGCGTGCCGAAGGCAATCTCATCAATCCAGTAGCAGCTGAACCTGCCCCTAACTTCACCCAATCCCCTATCGACGTCTATCCTAATCCAGCCCACGAAGCGTTATACATCCGCTTTACCCTTGATAGGCCAACCTCAGTGGCCCTAGGCCTCTACGATCTGCTGGGCCGACCTGTTTACGAACAACCAACGCAACCCTATCCACCCGGAACACACCAACTCACTATTCACCGCGGGTCCTGGCCCGCGGGCCCCTACTTATTGCGCTTAACCCTAGGCCAGCAGCACTACACCCAAACCGTGATCTGGCCCTAA